The following coding sequences lie in one Mycobacterium gordonae genomic window:
- a CDS encoding type I polyketide synthase — MMRTAFSRISGMSAQQRAALSGEFEKISRIVVAEPIAVVGIGCRFPGGVTGPESFWDLLVEGRNAISTVPADRWDAEAFYDPDPLTPGHMTTKWGGFVPDIAGFDAEFFGITPREAAAMDPQQRMLLEVAWEALEHAGIPTDSLSGTRAGVMMGVYFNEYQSMLAADPDTVDAYTGTGNAHSITVGRISYLLGLRGPAVAVDTACSSSLVAVHLACQSLRMRETDLALAGGVSVTLRPETQIAISAWGLLSPRGRCASFDAAADGFVRGEGAGVVVLKRLTDAVRDGDRVLAVVRGSAVNQDGRSNGVTAPNTAAQCDVIADALRSGDVAPESVNYVEAHGTGTVLGDPIEFEALAATYGLVKGPSAGSCALGAVKTNLGHLEAAAGIAGFIKAALAVQRGQIPPNLHFSQWNPAIDAAATRFVVPTENIVWPGADGPRRAAVSSFGLGGTNAHVVIEQGPDPVPAAGSDTGVSTLVVSGKTPQRVAATAAALADWLQGAGADTPLPGVAHTVNHHRTRHSKAATVVARDHGQALTALRALANGEHAPNLVEHQETSGPGIVFVYSGRGSQWAGMGRRLLAEEPAFAAAVDELEPLFAPQAGFSLRDVLASGRALVGIEQIQLGLIGMQLALTQLWRSYGVQPDLVIGHSMGEVAAAVVAGALTPAEGLRVTATRSRLMAPLSGQGGMAMLGLDAPATEALIADYPQVTLGIYNSPRQTVISGPTAQIDELIATVRAQNRFAGRVNIEVAPHNPAMDALQPAMRAELAGLAPRTPAIPIVSTTYESLDSTPAFDAEHWATNMRNPVRFQQAVTAAAARHHTFIEISAHPLLTQAISETLAEPGYRTVGTLARDTDDTLTFRTNLCAVRAPELPHPPEPHPAVPTTPWQHTHHWIDLDIEMGRVRPERSRRNPIRHQGPGNTVADWSYQLDWPVRPAPAAEVACGASWLVAAEPALTAAMVAATDCPVTTLPEGAHDLPDALSGVDNVLYAPPVAGELLDIPAAYRIFDQARGLAASMAATGSAPKLFIMTRNAQPVAAGDRANPGHALLWGLGRSLALEHPEIWGGLIDVDDTMPAELAAQCVLVAAELADGEDQVVYRSANRHVPRLHWRPQDAGAPEAQLSGDTCQLVVGATGNIGPHLIRQLARMGASTIVAVARKPGALQALADELRTAGTDLVEVAADATDPEAMGALFDRFGTDLPPLEGIYLAAFAGGPVLLSEMSDDDVAAMFRPKLDAAALLHRLSLRQLTDDPVRHFVLFSSVSGLLGSRWLAHYTATSTFLDAFAYARRTMGLPATVVDWGLWKSLADAQRDASQVSAESGLHPMDDETAIGALPTVLGSGAAVRTAIVAADWPLLAAAFRTRGSLRIVDDLLPASEDARLPESEFRKALRAADPHRRHDMLLDQVGALAATVMGMPATETLDPATGFFQLGMDSLMSVTLQRALSDSLGEFLPASVVFDYPTVYGLTDYLATVLPEFAGLASAAEEPPDTYDDLSEDELLQQLSERLS, encoded by the coding sequence GTGATGCGCACGGCCTTCAGCCGGATCTCCGGTATGAGCGCGCAACAACGCGCCGCCCTGTCGGGCGAATTCGAGAAGATCTCGCGCATCGTGGTGGCCGAGCCGATCGCGGTGGTCGGGATCGGCTGCCGGTTTCCCGGCGGTGTCACCGGACCGGAAAGCTTCTGGGACCTGCTGGTGGAGGGCCGCAACGCGATCTCAACGGTGCCCGCCGACCGCTGGGACGCCGAGGCGTTCTACGACCCCGACCCGTTGACACCGGGCCATATGACCACGAAGTGGGGCGGGTTCGTCCCCGACATCGCCGGGTTCGACGCCGAGTTCTTCGGCATCACACCGCGCGAAGCCGCGGCAATGGACCCCCAGCAGCGAATGCTGCTCGAGGTGGCCTGGGAGGCTCTCGAACACGCCGGCATACCGACGGATTCGCTGTCCGGCACCCGCGCCGGCGTCATGATGGGCGTGTACTTCAACGAGTACCAGTCCATGCTGGCCGCCGATCCCGACACGGTGGACGCCTACACCGGAACCGGAAATGCGCACAGCATCACCGTGGGCCGCATCTCGTACCTGTTGGGGCTGCGCGGCCCCGCGGTGGCGGTCGACACCGCGTGCTCGTCATCGCTGGTGGCGGTGCACCTGGCGTGTCAGAGCCTGCGGATGCGGGAAACCGATCTGGCACTGGCGGGCGGCGTCAGCGTGACGCTACGCCCGGAGACCCAGATTGCCATTTCCGCCTGGGGCCTGTTGTCCCCCCGGGGCCGCTGCGCCAGCTTCGACGCTGCCGCTGATGGTTTCGTGCGCGGCGAGGGTGCCGGGGTGGTGGTGCTCAAGCGGTTGACCGATGCGGTGCGCGACGGTGACCGGGTCTTGGCGGTGGTACGAGGTTCGGCGGTCAACCAGGACGGCCGCTCCAACGGTGTCACGGCGCCGAACACCGCCGCGCAGTGCGATGTGATCGCCGACGCGCTGCGTTCCGGCGATGTGGCGCCCGAAAGCGTCAACTACGTCGAGGCGCACGGGACCGGAACGGTGCTCGGTGACCCGATCGAATTCGAAGCGCTGGCCGCGACGTACGGCCTGGTCAAGGGGCCGAGCGCCGGCTCGTGCGCGCTGGGCGCCGTCAAGACCAACCTCGGTCACCTGGAGGCGGCGGCCGGGATCGCCGGCTTCATCAAGGCCGCGCTGGCCGTCCAACGTGGCCAGATCCCGCCGAATCTGCATTTCTCGCAGTGGAACCCGGCGATCGACGCGGCCGCGACCAGATTCGTCGTGCCCACCGAGAACATCGTGTGGCCCGGCGCTGACGGCCCGCGCCGGGCGGCGGTGTCCTCGTTCGGGTTGGGCGGCACCAACGCACACGTCGTCATCGAGCAGGGCCCCGACCCGGTGCCGGCAGCCGGGTCGGACACGGGGGTGTCGACGCTGGTGGTGTCGGGCAAGACGCCGCAGCGGGTGGCCGCGACGGCCGCGGCACTGGCCGACTGGCTGCAGGGTGCGGGCGCCGATACACCGCTGCCCGGTGTCGCGCACACCGTCAACCACCATCGCACCAGGCACAGCAAGGCGGCCACCGTGGTGGCCCGTGACCACGGTCAGGCCCTGACCGCGCTACGCGCCCTGGCCAACGGGGAGCACGCCCCCAATCTCGTTGAGCACCAGGAAACTTCGGGACCGGGCATTGTCTTCGTGTACTCCGGGCGTGGGTCGCAGTGGGCCGGCATGGGCCGCCGATTGCTCGCCGAGGAGCCGGCTTTCGCCGCCGCCGTGGACGAGTTGGAGCCGCTGTTCGCACCGCAGGCGGGCTTCTCGCTGCGCGACGTGCTGGCGAGCGGCCGCGCGCTGGTCGGCATCGAACAGATTCAACTGGGCCTAATTGGCATGCAACTCGCGTTGACGCAACTGTGGCGTTCCTACGGCGTGCAGCCAGACCTGGTGATCGGGCATTCGATGGGCGAGGTGGCCGCCGCGGTGGTGGCCGGCGCGCTCACGCCCGCGGAGGGACTCCGGGTCACCGCCACCCGGTCGCGCCTGATGGCGCCGCTGTCCGGGCAGGGCGGGATGGCCATGCTGGGGCTCGACGCGCCGGCCACCGAGGCGTTGATCGCCGACTATCCCCAGGTGACGCTGGGCATCTACAACTCACCGCGCCAGACCGTCATCTCCGGGCCGACCGCGCAGATCGACGAACTGATCGCCACGGTGCGTGCCCAGAACCGCTTCGCCGGCCGGGTGAATATCGAAGTGGCGCCGCACAATCCGGCGATGGACGCGCTGCAACCGGCGATGCGCGCGGAGCTGGCCGGCCTCGCGCCGCGCACCCCGGCGATCCCGATTGTCTCGACCACCTACGAAAGCCTGGACAGCACACCGGCATTCGATGCCGAGCACTGGGCGACCAACATGCGCAACCCGGTCCGATTCCAGCAGGCCGTCACCGCTGCCGCAGCCCGGCACCACACCTTTATCGAGATCAGCGCGCACCCACTGCTCACCCAGGCCATCTCCGAAACGCTCGCGGAACCGGGTTATCGCACCGTCGGCACCTTGGCGCGCGACACCGATGACACCCTCACGTTCCGCACCAATCTCTGCGCGGTGCGGGCACCTGAGCTCCCGCACCCGCCCGAGCCGCACCCGGCCGTGCCTACCACGCCGTGGCAGCACACCCATCACTGGATCGACCTGGACATCGAAATGGGCCGTGTGCGCCCAGAGCGCTCACGCCGCAACCCCATTCGACACCAGGGGCCCGGGAACACCGTCGCGGACTGGAGTTACCAGCTGGACTGGCCGGTACGCCCGGCACCCGCGGCGGAGGTCGCCTGCGGCGCCTCCTGGCTGGTGGCAGCCGAACCCGCCCTGACCGCCGCCATGGTCGCCGCCACCGACTGCCCGGTGACGACGCTGCCCGAAGGCGCCCACGACCTACCCGACGCCCTGAGCGGTGTGGACAACGTGCTCTACGCACCTCCGGTAGCCGGTGAACTCCTGGATATCCCAGCGGCTTACCGGATCTTCGACCAAGCGCGCGGTCTGGCCGCCTCGATGGCCGCGACCGGTTCGGCGCCGAAGTTGTTCATCATGACCCGCAACGCACAACCGGTCGCCGCGGGCGATCGGGCCAATCCCGGCCACGCGCTGCTGTGGGGCCTGGGCCGCTCACTGGCCCTCGAACATCCGGAGATCTGGGGCGGGCTGATCGACGTCGACGACACGATGCCCGCCGAGCTTGCCGCACAGTGCGTGCTCGTGGCCGCCGAGCTCGCAGACGGCGAGGACCAGGTGGTGTACCGGTCGGCGAATCGCCATGTGCCCCGGCTGCACTGGCGACCGCAGGACGCAGGCGCTCCGGAGGCGCAGCTGAGCGGCGACACCTGCCAGTTGGTCGTCGGCGCGACCGGCAACATCGGGCCACACCTGATCCGTCAGCTCGCCCGGATGGGCGCCTCGACGATCGTCGCGGTGGCCCGCAAGCCCGGCGCGCTGCAGGCGCTGGCCGACGAACTGCGCACGGCCGGAACCGATCTCGTCGAAGTGGCCGCCGACGCCACCGACCCCGAGGCGATGGGCGCGCTGTTCGACCGGTTCGGAACCGACCTCCCGCCGCTCGAGGGGATCTACCTGGCCGCATTCGCCGGTGGCCCGGTGCTGCTGAGCGAGATGTCCGACGACGACGTGGCGGCCATGTTCCGCCCCAAGCTGGACGCCGCCGCGTTGCTGCACCGTCTGTCGCTGCGGCAACTGACCGACGATCCGGTCCGGCACTTCGTGTTGTTCTCCTCGGTGTCCGGTCTGCTCGGTTCCCGCTGGCTCGCCCATTACACCGCCACCAGCACGTTCCTGGACGCCTTCGCCTACGCGCGGCGCACCATGGGGCTGCCCGCCACGGTCGTCGACTGGGGATTGTGGAAATCCCTGGCCGACGCGCAGCGGGACGCCAGCCAGGTCAGCGCCGAATCGGGCCTGCACCCCATGGACGACGAGACCGCCATCGGGGCGCTGCCCACCGTGCTGGGTTCCGGCGCCGCGGTGCGCACCGCGATCGTCGCCGCCGACTGGCCGCTGCTGGCAGCGGCGTTCCGCACCCGCGGATCCCTGCGCATCGTCGATGACCTGCTGCCGGCGTCGGAGGACGCCAGGCTGCCGGAAAGCGAATTCCGTAAGGCGCTGCGGGCCGCCGACCCGCACCGACGCCACGATATGCTGCTCGACCAGGTCGGCGCGCTGGCCGCGACGGTGATGGGCATGCCGGCCACCGAGACGCTCGATCCGGCCACCGGTTTCTTCCAGCTCGGCATGGACTCGTTGATGAGCGTGACGCTGCAGCGAGCCCTGTCCGACAGCCTCGGTGAATTCCTGCCCGCATCGGTGGTTTTCGACTACCCCACGGTGTACGGGCTCACCGATTACCTGGCCACCGTGCTGCCCGAGTTCGCCGGGTTGGCGTCGGCGGCCGAAGAGCCACCAGACACCTACGACGACCTTAGTGAAGACGAGTTGCTACAACAACTTTCGGAGAGGCTGAGCTGA